CTAAGAGATTTTTGATAGTTTGGGGAGGATCGATATACCTGACACGATTGTGAGTTTTTCTTGGCATTCTCAAGAACGAGCACGTCGTGCTCAGTTAGACCGTGATTCATAAACTTTCTCCATatgccctgctcgcacacacccccAATGATAGCTCGTAGCATATCGCAGCAGATTGGGGATCCTCGTTATCGTTTGCCGTCTACTgctactctgcttccgagtcgggtaGGCAGGTACTTTGTCCTCTACGCATTAATCCTCAATCGTATGTGAGTACAGGGCCTATAAATGTTGTAAAAAGTCATCTAGTCTGGCTCTAGTCTGGCTTTTTTGGCAAGTGGCCTTGGGTAAGGTTTTGAAACATCGGAAAGCCTCAAAGCAACAGTATCTATGTCATCAGTATATACCAGTCACTTCCACACTAACGGGTAGAATTCTTTAGACTCTAGTATGACTGACTGGCATCTATTTTGTTGCCGGTGCTGTTTTTTAATCCTAGATATATGAAAATTTGGGCAACGTGAGAGGTGATTACCTATCCGTATACATCAATACTACTGCATAGAACAGTTACCAGAGTCGCTTTTTCTCGAGTATCAAGTAGCTAACATACATTCCTTTTTATatccataatttattttcacatttctTTACTACTAACTAACGGGATCCAAGTACAAAGCAGAAAAAGTACAATTCACAAGTCCGGAAAAACAAGGGAGAAAAGGATAACAAACCCAAAGGGAAAAACGCGAGCGAAAGTagtgaaacaaataaacaaactctaAACTCTAAACACACATTGAAGTGCATTGTGTCAGCCTTTGGTGCGCCTTagccaagcagcagcagccctaCAATACCGAAACCACTGCCGGCGATtgggacaaaaactaaaattcaGCATTTTATCTGGAAATAAATTACTATAACGGTGTACAAATCAAACAACTGGTAGCGTGTGTAGCGGCGTGTCAGCTAACTATCCTGTGTTCTGTCCCGCATTCTACGCCATACACTAGCCTTACCCACCACCTTCCAGCTGGATCGAGGGTTCCGATTCTGATCGTTTGTGTGTTCGCACAtaatgtggatgatgatgctgatgcaaCGATCCTTCACCGCTCTCACTGCAGACCGGTTCATTCTGATGTCGACCGGGTGTTTTTTCTAGCCCCGGTTCCTGCTGCAGATCCGGCACACTGCGGGCaacattttcttcctcttccttctGAGACCGGCTAGCGGTAGATTCTCCATTGCCAGTGCTGCTACCATTTAGGACCTGATCGTTCAGTTTAACATCATCCAGATCGACGTCACTGTTGGAAAACAGTGCGGTAGCGCCTAGGCCGGATGTTTTCCGAAGAACGTCGGTTGAACTGCTGCTGACGGAACTGGTGAGTGAGCTGGGTGATTTACCCACCGACATTGGTGTCGATTGTGGGGAAGATGGCGAAACCGTACTGGCCGGTGATGTGGCTACACTTGCTAACTGTGCTGCATGTGAACGGTGAATCGGAGAAGTAGCCGTATCACTCGTCGCACGGACGGTCATTCCACCACCGGCACCTGGTCCGCGGACACTACTACTCGCTACAGGCGTCGAAGTAAGCGGATTACATCCACTCTGGTTTTTCTCGTCCTGATGTTTTTGGGTAAGATCGCACGCCTTTCCGAGTGCACAAATTGTGTTCAGCACGCGCGCACAAAGCAACGCCAGGAACGCCACGAGCAGTATAACAATCGAACCTGCATTGTCGAACGATAGTGCATGATAGAGAGCCTTCACCAGAATAACACCGAGCGGGTACGGTATGAAGCCCATACGACGAGCGACCAGATCGGAATGATCGCTAAATGCATGCTTCTGCCGGGTTTGTGTCATATCGTAGGCCAGACTGGTGGTGTACTCCCGATACACTTCGCACGGTATCTCATTGAACCGCGTGATGAACGCGTGTTTGATCCAGTCCACCAAACACTCCGTTATCATGACGTACATGCAGTCCGGAAACATGACGAAAAATTGTTCCGATTTCCAGCTAAACTCCTTCATCGTCTGTATCAGCACGATCAGCATCAGCACGGACAGATGGAAGCGTTCCCGCACATCGCTACAGCTTAGCTGAAACAGGTTGTTTTTGTCGAACTTCTTAAACACGCTGCCTTTCAGCTCGACAAAGTTATTCGACATCATGATAGTCAGCAAACCCTTGTTGTTCGAGTTAATTGCGACGTTCAGAGAGGTTGCCTGGAACATTACCAGCACGCTGTGCATCGTCACGTACACGATCGCAAACAGAAAGTGTGGAATCGTACCCAGATGTTGCCGTTTGCTGtgcttcggttcggttgcCGTCCAGAACAGTGCATCGATCGTGTCCTGCCCGAACGCGGACAGTAACCGGTCGCCCACCTCTAGCATGTTGTAGAATATGTACAGCTTAATGATCGATTGGCTCTTGATCAGATGGTATAGCATGTTCGTATCGACGTACAGCAGTGTGTAACTACAGATTATCCAAATCGTGCCCTTTAGTAAATCGCAAATTTCCGCCGGTGTAAGTAACCGCTGGGAAGGACGCCGAAGCCCAAGGCAGCGTGCAATCGGTCTGGTAAGTAATGCCCACAGTGCTAGCACATATCTTATCGGTAGAAAGGTGTAGATGTACAGAAACGAGTCGGCACACTGAAGTACTCCGTACAGCATGAAACTTTCCAGCTCGCGCGGTATCTTCAGGAAGGAGTATATTTTCTCACGCCTTGCCGAGTATCGCTCTTCGTCGTGTTCCAGCACATACCCGCGGGTAAGCTCTATACGAACAAAATCGTACAGACTACCACGTTCTGGTCGCTCTAGAAGAAGGAATACCGGAATTCCGACAATGAACAAGTACAATAACATGAGTGACTCCAATCACCAACTTACCCGGTGTCGTTTCCCCATTTTGTACCCGTTTCGTATCGTCATCGGATGAAGCTTCCTCGATACGATTGTTGCCAGACGTTCCATTCAACCCGGAACCGACAGAATCCCGGTTGAAACCATAATGCGCCGCCAGGTCACCGCGAAAGCGTAACTGCTTTCGCTGACGATCTTGGGGCGTCACAAACATGTCATCCTTGCGAATCATTCTCACCGTGTCGATGCGGCTGGCATTTCCCTGTAGTTTGTTAGAGTTGGTAAGCTTAAGCTTCCGGTGTAATTATGAAATCGCACGTAAAAATAAAGCTGGATAAACAACACCTA
This genomic window from Anopheles maculipalpis chromosome 2RL, idAnoMacuDA_375_x, whole genome shotgun sequence contains:
- the LOC126557315 gene encoding protein TAPT1 homolog, whose product is MIRKDDMFVTPQDRQRKQLRFRGDLAAHYGFNRDSVGSGLNGTSGNNRIEEASSDDDTKRVQNGETTPERPERGSLYDFVRIELTRGYVLEHDEERYSARREKIYSFLKIPRELESFMLYGVLQCADSFLYIYTFLPIRYVLALWALLTRPIARCLGLRRPSQRLLTPAEICDLLKGTIWIICSYTLLYVDTNMLYHLIKSQSIIKLYIFYNMLEVGDRLLSAFGQDTIDALFWTATEPKHSKRQHLGTIPHFLFAIVYVTMHSVLVMFQATSLNVAINSNNKGLLTIMMSNNFVELKGSVFKKFDKNNLFQLSCSDVRERFHLSVLMLIVLIQTMKEFSWKSEQFFVMFPDCMYVMITECLVDWIKHAFITRFNEIPCEVYREYTTSLAYDMTQTRQKHAFSDHSDLVARRMGFIPYPLGVILVKALYHALSFDNAGSIVILLVAFLALLCARVLNTICALGKACDLTQKHQDEKNQSGCNPLTSTPVASSSVRGPGAGGGMTVRATSDTATSPIHRSHAAQLASVATSPASTVSPSSPQSTPMSVGKSPSSLTSSVSSSSTDVLRKTSGLGATALFSNSDVDLDDVKLNDQVLNGSSTGNGESTASRSQKEEEENVARSVPDLQQEPGLEKTPGRHQNEPVCSESGEGSLHQHHHPHYVRTHKRSESEPSIQLEGGG